A portion of the Cyanobium sp. PCC 7001 genome contains these proteins:
- the rdgB gene encoding RdgB/HAM1 family non-canonical purine NTP pyrophosphatase produces MEPSAGGFGSGALVIASGNRGKVREFGQLLAGLDLEVRPQPPGLEVEETGSTFAENARLKAIAVARATGCWALADDSGLSVDALGGAPGVHSARYADSDGARIARLLAELKAAESEPGRQARFTAALAVADPSGAVRLEVEGHCPGLILEAPRGDGGFGYDPVFYVPEAGQTFAEMDSATKSLLGHRGRAFAALEPGLRELLNSPKSRPKSRPESRPER; encoded by the coding sequence ATGGAGCCCTCCGCAGGCGGCTTCGGCAGCGGCGCGCTGGTGATCGCCAGCGGCAACCGCGGCAAGGTGCGCGAATTCGGCCAGCTGCTGGCGGGGCTGGATCTGGAGGTCCGGCCCCAGCCGCCCGGCCTGGAGGTGGAGGAAACGGGCAGCACCTTCGCGGAGAATGCCCGCCTCAAGGCGATCGCCGTGGCCCGGGCCACCGGCTGCTGGGCCCTGGCCGATGATTCCGGCCTCAGCGTGGACGCCCTCGGCGGAGCCCCGGGGGTGCATTCGGCCCGCTACGCCGACAGTGATGGGGCCCGCATCGCCCGCCTGCTCGCCGAACTGAAGGCCGCGGAGTCCGAGCCCGGTCGCCAGGCTCGCTTCACGGCTGCCCTGGCGGTGGCCGACCCCAGCGGCGCCGTGCGGCTGGAGGTGGAAGGTCACTGCCCGGGGCTGATCCTGGAGGCACCCCGCGGCGATGGGGGGTTCGGCTACGACCCGGTGTTCTACGTGCCGGAGGCGGGCCAGACCTTCGCCGAAATGGACAGCGCCACCAAGAGCCTCCTGGGACACCGGGGCCGCGCCTTCGCCGCCCTGGAGCCTGGACTCAGGGAGCTTCTGAACTCCCCGAAGAGCCGACCGAAGAGCCGACCGGAGAGCCGCCCAGAGCGTTAA
- a CDS encoding carotenoid oxygenase family protein, whose translation MTLAPSRSAADRPATWERSDWASAFRNVGTELTDQAVVPARGAIPPELAGTLYRNGPGRLERGGQWVHHPFDGDGMITALQFEGGEARLSNRFVRTQGWQAEEAADRFLYRGVFGTQKPGGPLANAFDLRLKNIANTHVVQLGDTLLALWEAAEPHALDPRSLETRGITLLDGVLKPGEAFSAHPRFDPGHHSAPRMVTFGVKTGPRSTIRLMEFAAADDAASGVRAGQLLAERRDTMAGFAFLHDFAITPNWAVFLQNAMAFNPLPYLLGQKGAAQCLASKPGERGRFWLVPRPGSSAAQRYPQPLEVPAPEGFVFHHLNAFEDAASGELVIDSIFYADFPSIGPGQDFRDVDFETVPEGQLQRCRIDLEKAGTDPAGAVRCDWLEQRCCEFAMVNPQRQGLDARFAWMAVTEQERGNAPLQAFEKLDLASGERRFWSAAPRGYVSEPVMVPRPGAAGEDDGWLLAVVWNGARCASDLVILNAADLSEQAVLELPLAIPHGLHGSWVAARTPCA comes from the coding sequence ATGACCCTCGCCCCCAGCCGATCGGCGGCCGACCGACCCGCCACCTGGGAGCGCTCGGACTGGGCCAGTGCCTTCCGCAACGTCGGCACGGAGCTGACCGATCAGGCCGTGGTTCCGGCTCGTGGTGCCATCCCCCCGGAGCTGGCGGGCACGCTCTACCGCAATGGTCCGGGCCGGCTCGAGCGGGGGGGGCAGTGGGTGCACCATCCGTTCGATGGCGACGGCATGATCACCGCCCTGCAGTTCGAGGGGGGTGAGGCGCGGCTCAGCAACCGCTTCGTGCGCACCCAGGGCTGGCAGGCGGAGGAGGCCGCCGACCGCTTCCTCTACCGCGGTGTGTTCGGCACCCAGAAGCCGGGTGGTCCGCTGGCCAACGCCTTCGATCTGCGGCTCAAGAACATCGCCAACACCCACGTTGTGCAGCTCGGCGACACGTTGCTGGCCCTCTGGGAGGCGGCCGAGCCCCACGCCCTCGATCCCCGCAGCCTCGAGACCCGGGGCATCACCCTCCTCGATGGGGTGCTCAAGCCCGGGGAGGCCTTCAGTGCCCACCCGCGCTTCGACCCCGGCCACCACAGCGCCCCGCGGATGGTGACCTTCGGCGTCAAGACCGGCCCGCGCAGCACGATCCGGCTGATGGAGTTCGCCGCCGCCGATGACGCCGCCAGCGGCGTGCGGGCGGGCCAGCTGCTGGCTGAACGTCGCGACACGATGGCGGGTTTCGCCTTCCTGCACGACTTCGCCATCACCCCGAACTGGGCGGTGTTTCTCCAGAACGCCATGGCGTTCAACCCCCTCCCCTACCTGCTCGGTCAGAAGGGTGCGGCCCAGTGCCTGGCCTCCAAGCCGGGCGAGCGCGGCCGCTTCTGGCTGGTGCCCCGTCCCGGCAGTTCCGCGGCCCAGCGCTACCCCCAGCCCCTGGAGGTGCCGGCACCGGAGGGGTTCGTGTTCCATCACCTCAACGCCTTCGAGGACGCCGCCAGCGGCGAGCTGGTGATCGATTCGATCTTCTACGCCGACTTCCCCTCCATCGGCCCCGGGCAGGATTTCCGCGACGTGGACTTCGAGACCGTTCCCGAGGGGCAACTGCAGCGCTGCCGCATCGATCTGGAGAAGGCCGGCACCGATCCCGCCGGGGCCGTGCGCTGCGACTGGCTGGAGCAGCGCTGCTGCGAGTTCGCCATGGTGAACCCCCAGCGGCAGGGGCTGGACGCCCGCTTCGCCTGGATGGCCGTCACGGAGCAGGAGCGCGGCAATGCCCCCCTGCAGGCCTTCGAGAAGCTCGATCTGGCCAGCGGCGAGCGCAGGTTCTGGAGCGCGGCTCCGCGGGGCTATGTGAGCGAGCCGGTGATGGTGCCCCGTCCTGGGGCGGCCGGAGAGGACGACGGCTGGCTCCTCGCCGTGGTGTGGAACGGAGCGCGCTGCGCCAGCGATCTGGTGATCCTCAACGCGGCCGATCTCTCGGAACAGGCGGTGCTGGAGCTCCCCCTGGCCATTCCCCACGGACTGCACGGCAGCTGGGTGGCCGCCCGCACCCCCTGCGCTTAA
- a CDS encoding ABC transporter ATP-binding protein gives MRLRVYGRFLAYGQRYLWPTFLLALLFNLGYGASTGFVPLVIRYLFDDILPGSDRGRLYAAPAVILGVIVLRAVCQYLGAYLTETVSQSITADLRSDLAAKVMDLPQAYIDRHPSTTLISRVLSDVTLVKTGIVDGFSAIFKDSLTLLALVVVAFYQDWLLALIAFILFPVAILPVLKSSKKVRRHSSQGQSSLARLASYLQEALVGSRVVKIFGMEAYELRRFREENAAVLRAALRTTRAKLANQPLMELLGAVGFSAVLVYGGEAVIAGTRTTGSFFAFLTSLYLCYAPFKGLAKANATLQQGVSAARDLFTILDTPADPVEAPAPVVASGLERELRAEAVSFGYGAEPVIHDLSLTIPVGSTVALVGPSGGGKSTIIDLFCRFYDPGAGRICIDDTDIRDLSLASLRGLISVVDQTTFLFNDTVANNIAYGHAAASRQAIEAAARAANAHGFITQLPQGYDTLIGENGTLLSGGQRQRIAIARALIKNAPILLLDEATSALDSASEQVVQEALDRLMSNRTTLVVAHRLSTVVNADRICVIEAGRLVESGTHRQLLARGGHYAVLFSTQFSNTEAVTPL, from the coding sequence ATGAGGCTGCGCGTGTACGGGCGCTTTCTGGCCTATGGCCAGCGCTACCTGTGGCCCACCTTTCTGCTGGCGTTGCTGTTCAACCTCGGCTACGGCGCCTCCACCGGCTTCGTGCCCCTGGTGATCCGCTACCTCTTCGACGACATCCTGCCGGGCAGCGACCGGGGCCGGCTCTACGCCGCTCCCGCCGTGATCCTGGGGGTGATCGTGCTGCGGGCGGTGTGCCAGTACCTGGGGGCCTACCTCACCGAGACGGTGAGCCAGTCGATCACCGCCGATCTGCGCTCCGACCTGGCGGCCAAGGTGATGGACCTGCCCCAGGCCTACATCGACCGCCACCCCTCCACCACGCTGATCTCGCGGGTGCTCAGTGATGTGACCCTGGTGAAGACGGGCATCGTGGATGGCTTTTCAGCCATCTTCAAGGACTCCCTCACCCTGCTGGCCCTGGTGGTGGTGGCCTTCTACCAGGACTGGCTGCTGGCCCTGATCGCCTTCATCCTCTTCCCGGTGGCGATCCTGCCGGTGCTGAAGTCCTCGAAGAAGGTGCGGCGCCACTCCAGTCAGGGGCAATCCAGCCTGGCGCGGCTGGCCAGCTACCTGCAGGAGGCGCTGGTGGGCTCCCGCGTGGTGAAGATCTTCGGCATGGAGGCCTATGAGCTGCGCCGCTTCCGCGAGGAGAACGCCGCCGTGCTCCGCGCCGCCCTGCGCACCACCCGCGCCAAGCTGGCCAACCAGCCGCTGATGGAACTGCTGGGGGCGGTGGGCTTCAGCGCCGTGCTGGTGTACGGCGGCGAGGCGGTGATCGCGGGCACCCGCACCACCGGCAGCTTCTTCGCCTTCCTCACCTCGCTGTACCTCTGTTACGCCCCCTTCAAGGGCCTGGCGAAGGCCAACGCCACTCTCCAGCAGGGCGTGTCCGCGGCCCGCGATCTGTTCACCATCCTCGACACCCCGGCCGATCCGGTGGAGGCTCCGGCTCCTGTGGTGGCCAGCGGGCTGGAGCGGGAGCTGCGGGCCGAGGCCGTGAGCTTCGGCTACGGGGCCGAGCCCGTGATCCACGACCTCAGCCTCACCATCCCGGTGGGCAGCACCGTGGCCCTGGTGGGCCCGAGCGGTGGCGGCAAGAGCACGATCATCGACCTGTTCTGCCGCTTCTACGACCCCGGCGCCGGCCGCATCTGCATCGACGACACCGACATCCGCGACCTCTCCCTGGCCTCGCTGCGGGGGCTGATCTCCGTGGTGGATCAGACCACCTTCCTGTTCAACGACACCGTGGCCAACAACATCGCCTACGGCCATGCGGCGGCGTCGCGCCAGGCGATCGAGGCCGCGGCCCGGGCGGCCAATGCCCATGGCTTCATCACCCAGCTGCCCCAGGGTTACGACACCCTGATCGGCGAGAACGGCACCCTGCTCTCCGGCGGCCAGCGGCAGCGGATCGCCATTGCCCGCGCCCTGATCAAGAACGCGCCGATCCTGCTGCTCGACGAGGCCACCTCGGCCCTGGATTCGGCGTCCGAGCAGGTGGTGCAGGAGGCCCTGGACCGGCTGATGAGCAACCGCACCACCCTGGTGGTGGCCCACCGCCTCTCCACCGTGGTGAATGCGGACCGGATCTGCGTGATCGAGGCCGGCCGGTTGGTGGAATCCGGCACCCACCGGCAGCTGCTGGCTCGCGGTGGCCACTACGCCGTCTTATTTTCGACACAATTCTCAAACACCGAAGCGGTGACGCCCCTATGA
- the lpxB gene encoding lipid-A-disaccharide synthase: protein MVEGPAEGPAHGLAGTPAPPRLLMVAGEASGDLHGGALLSALRRRLPDAQVRGVGGERMRAAGLDQLADVRSLSAAGLVEIMGSVGRHHRVMEQLKRQMDQHRPDAVVLIDYPGFNLLVAGQAHRRGIPVFFYIAPQVWAWGKGRARRMGRIIDRLAVIFPFEEALFNSHGRAFARYVGHPLMDQLQVTQGREDTLRRHGLAADQRLLLLLPGSRRAEIRMLLPDLLKAAAAFAQDGWQVALLRAPTVDRAFLEEVAGPLPVPCLDGDTCNLLHAADAALVCSGTATLQAALLGCPHVIAYRFSWLTYLLARIVTRHRVLGLPNVILGRVLFPELLQRAVTPTNLVRALRELLADPARWQQGVEELRSRMGPPGASLRAADELVDLLR, encoded by the coding sequence ATGGTTGAAGGGCCCGCTGAGGGACCCGCCCACGGGCTGGCCGGGACGCCGGCACCGCCGCGGCTGCTGATGGTGGCCGGGGAAGCCTCCGGCGATCTCCACGGCGGCGCCCTGCTCTCCGCCCTGCGGCGACGACTCCCCGATGCCCAGGTGCGCGGCGTGGGGGGTGAGAGGATGCGGGCCGCCGGCCTCGACCAGCTGGCGGATGTGCGCAGCCTCTCCGCCGCGGGTCTGGTGGAGATCATGGGCAGCGTGGGGCGCCACCACCGGGTGATGGAGCAGCTCAAGCGGCAGATGGATCAGCACCGCCCCGATGCCGTGGTGCTGATCGACTACCCCGGCTTCAATCTCCTGGTGGCCGGTCAGGCCCACCGGCGGGGCATTCCCGTGTTCTTCTATATCGCACCCCAGGTGTGGGCCTGGGGGAAGGGCCGGGCACGGCGCATGGGCCGCATCATCGACCGGCTGGCGGTGATCTTTCCGTTCGAGGAAGCCCTGTTCAACTCCCACGGCCGTGCCTTCGCGCGCTACGTGGGCCATCCGCTGATGGATCAGCTCCAGGTCACTCAGGGCCGGGAGGACACGCTGCGCCGCCATGGGCTGGCGGCCGATCAGCGCCTGCTGCTGCTCCTGCCGGGCAGCCGGCGGGCAGAAATCAGGATGCTGCTGCCGGATCTGCTGAAGGCGGCGGCCGCCTTCGCACAGGACGGCTGGCAGGTGGCCCTGCTGCGGGCGCCCACGGTGGATCGCGCCTTCCTGGAGGAGGTGGCCGGCCCTCTGCCGGTGCCCTGCCTGGATGGAGACACCTGCAACCTGCTGCATGCCGCCGATGCCGCCCTGGTGTGCTCTGGCACGGCAACCCTCCAGGCCGCCCTGCTGGGCTGTCCCCACGTGATCGCCTACCGCTTCTCCTGGCTCACCTACCTGCTGGCCAGGATCGTCACCCGCCATCGGGTGCTCGGACTCCCCAACGTGATCCTGGGGCGGGTGCTGTTCCCCGAGCTGCTGCAGCGGGCGGTCACCCCCACCAATCTGGTGCGGGCGCTCCGGGAGCTGCTGGCCGATCCCGCCCGCTGGCAGCAGGGGGTGGAGGAGCTGCGGAGCAGGATGGGGCCGCCCGGCGCTTCGCTGCGGGCGGCCGATGAGCTTGTGGACCTGTTGCGATGA
- a CDS encoding tetraacyldisaccharide 4'-kinase — protein RDCDVTVLDERHGLGNGLLFPAGPLREPAPLLGRADLLVLTGTGSLPAGGPEVEGGLPERSGRVDPASLGWPSVKPWLRVPATLHPAPSLRERPLLAFCGIGLPRKFFTALRQAGLQVVGTESFPDHHPYAQADLERLVALAQARGGATLVTTVKDWQRLPSGYRSVVAAVPLVLDPVAVAALADAVLAALSLRPSIPPHG, from the coding sequence CCGCGACTGCGACGTGACGGTGCTGGATGAGCGCCATGGGCTCGGCAACGGCCTGCTGTTTCCGGCCGGACCCCTGCGGGAACCGGCGCCTCTGCTGGGCCGTGCCGATCTGCTGGTGCTCACCGGCACCGGCAGCCTGCCGGCTGGGGGGCCGGAGGTGGAAGGCGGGCTGCCGGAGCGCAGCGGCCGCGTGGATCCCGCCAGCCTGGGCTGGCCCAGCGTCAAGCCCTGGCTGCGGGTGCCGGCCACGCTCCATCCCGCCCCGAGCCTGCGGGAGCGGCCGCTGCTGGCCTTCTGCGGCATCGGCCTGCCCCGCAAGTTCTTCACCGCGCTGCGGCAGGCGGGCCTGCAGGTGGTGGGCACCGAGTCCTTCCCGGACCACCACCCCTATGCTCAGGCCGATCTGGAGCGACTCGTGGCGTTGGCCCAGGCCAGGGGGGGCGCGACCCTCGTGACCACCGTGAAGGACTGGCAGCGTCTGCCTTCCGGCTACCGCTCCGTGGTGGCGGCCGTGCCGCTCGTGCTCGATCCGGTGGCGGTGGCGGCCCTGGCCGACGCGGTGCTGGCCGCCCTGAGCCTGCGGCCCTCCATCCCGCCCCATGGTTGA
- a CDS encoding tetraacyldisaccharide 4'-kinase produces the protein MPFITPLFWYRRSPSLRAQLLRPLALLYALATGVHRGWVRPLRLPVPVVSIGNITLGGTGKTPLVIGLARELQRRGTRVAVLTRGYGSGRRVPIRLEPTRDPRLLRGVGDEALELIGSLADVPVWVGSDRRSAGRR, from the coding sequence ATGCCGTTCATCACGCCACTGTTCTGGTATCGCCGCAGCCCCTCCCTGCGGGCGCAGCTGTTGCGGCCCCTGGCCCTGCTCTACGCCCTGGCCACGGGGGTGCACCGCGGCTGGGTCAGACCCCTGCGGCTGCCGGTGCCGGTGGTGTCGATCGGCAACATCACCCTGGGGGGCACGGGCAAGACGCCCCTGGTGATCGGGCTGGCCCGGGAGCTGCAGCGGCGCGGCACCCGGGTGGCGGTGCTCACCCGCGGCTACGGCAGCGGGCGCCGCGTGCCGATCCGGCTGGAGCCCACGCGGGATCCCCGGCTGTTGCGGGGGGTGGGGGATGAGGCCCTGGAGCTGATCGGCAGCCTGGCCGATGTGCCGGTGTGGGTGGGCTCCGACCGCCGCAGCGCCGGACGCCGG
- a CDS encoding 3-deoxy-D-manno-octulosonic acid transferase has translation MPFEPSPPGRRLLEAGLALGLWGAQTLLTPAIAVVLLVRLWQGKEDRQRLPERLGWCARRRPPGPLLWLHAASVGEITALVPLLRELDEGSRQRGLPPPAVLVTSVSRSSARMAPQLLPQGVIHQCAPVDHWLALALFRRHWRPDLGVLAEAELWPELVRSMPRLHLVNARMSERSFRRHRRLPWFAAWLYGHARHCWAQSEADAARLRRLGAPRVEAVGSTKRDADPPAADAAIVARLLPRLRGRKVLLLASSHQGEEQLLLQTWPRLRQGLGRLTLLLVPRHPERAASVLRQARQAGLRSLLWTDLAPIEPTHQGRRSSNRSSNPSDDRSDTLSDRPPGESDGPGDGAGEAGPEEGFDALVVDRLGAMGSWLAVADLVLMGGSLAAGGRCVGGHNPLEPIRAGRQVVCGPDMANFIGLTEELQASGWLHRLPSTEALGPTLLELLRAPPPPPPPLALRGPCRRIARHLLDALPSPARAHPAGSP, from the coding sequence GTGCCCTTTGAGCCGTCGCCACCGGGTCGCCGGCTGCTCGAGGCGGGCCTGGCGCTCGGCCTGTGGGGAGCGCAGACCCTGCTCACCCCGGCCATCGCGGTGGTGCTGCTGGTGCGTCTCTGGCAGGGCAAGGAAGACCGCCAGCGCCTGCCGGAGCGGCTGGGATGGTGTGCCCGGCGCCGCCCCCCCGGTCCCTTGCTCTGGCTCCACGCCGCCAGCGTGGGGGAGATCACGGCGCTGGTTCCCCTGCTGCGGGAGCTGGACGAGGGGAGCCGCCAGCGCGGCCTGCCGCCGCCGGCGGTGCTGGTCACCAGCGTGAGCCGCAGCTCGGCCCGGATGGCTCCCCAGCTGCTGCCCCAGGGCGTGATCCACCAGTGCGCGCCGGTGGATCACTGGCTCGCCCTGGCCCTGTTCCGCCGCCACTGGCGTCCCGATCTGGGGGTGCTGGCGGAGGCGGAGCTCTGGCCGGAGCTGGTGCGCTCCATGCCCCGGCTGCATCTGGTCAATGCCCGGATGAGTGAGCGGTCGTTCCGCCGCCACCGCCGTCTGCCCTGGTTCGCCGCCTGGCTGTATGGGCATGCCCGGCACTGCTGGGCCCAGTCGGAAGCGGATGCGGCCCGCCTGCGCCGGCTCGGAGCTCCACGGGTGGAGGCGGTGGGCTCCACCAAGCGGGATGCCGATCCCCCCGCGGCCGATGCGGCGATCGTGGCGCGGCTGCTCCCCCGGCTGCGGGGCAGGAAGGTGCTCCTGCTGGCCAGCAGCCACCAGGGGGAGGAGCAGCTGCTGCTCCAGACCTGGCCACGGCTGCGGCAGGGGCTCGGCCGCCTGACCCTGCTGCTGGTGCCGCGCCACCCGGAGCGGGCCGCGTCGGTGCTGCGGCAAGCCCGGCAGGCCGGCCTGCGCAGCTTGCTCTGGACCGATCTGGCGCCGATCGAGCCGACGCACCAGGGTCGTCGCTCCAGCAACCGCTCAAGCAACCCCTCCGACGACCGCTCTGACACCCTCTCCGACCGTCCCCCTGGAGAATCCGATGGCCCAGGGGATGGGGCGGGCGAGGCAGGGCCCGAGGAAGGTTTCGATGCTCTCGTGGTGGATCGGCTCGGCGCCATGGGCAGCTGGCTGGCGGTGGCGGACCTGGTGCTGATGGGCGGCAGCCTGGCCGCAGGCGGCCGCTGCGTGGGCGGCCACAACCCCCTGGAGCCGATCCGGGCCGGACGCCAGGTGGTGTGCGGCCCGGACATGGCCAACTTCATCGGCCTCACCGAGGAGCTCCAGGCCAGTGGCTGGCTGCACCGCCTGCCCTCCACCGAGGCCCTGGGGCCCACGCTGCTGGAGCTGCTGCGCGCTCCGCCGCCGCCGCCGCCGCCGTTGGCCCTGCGCGGCCCCTGCCGGAGGATTGCCCGGCATCTGCTCGACGCCCTGCCCTCCCCAGCCAGAGCACACCCTGCGGGTTCCCCCTGA
- a CDS encoding lysophospholipid acyltransferase family protein, with protein sequence MKKRTLLNHDALAWLAGALLNAYGQLILLTSRIAVQRDPATARLVLEQRVPVIYALWHCHVFFMPMLRLSSRQPVAVLLSAHRDAQIVGVAARMRGVELVAGSSTRGGVRAYLQLIQRLRGGSSVCITPDGPRGPARRVKPGVVHLAQQSGCAVVPMGLAATRQRRLRSWDRTLLPLPFGRVVLTLGPPLWLPPAPDACTLGLQAEQLEAALDAASERAIRAL encoded by the coding sequence GTGAAGAAGCGCACCCTCCTGAATCACGACGCCCTGGCCTGGCTGGCGGGTGCCCTGCTCAACGCCTACGGCCAGCTGATCCTGCTCACCTCGCGCATCGCCGTGCAGCGGGATCCCGCCACCGCGCGGCTGGTGCTGGAGCAGAGGGTGCCGGTGATCTATGCCCTCTGGCACTGCCACGTGTTCTTCATGCCGATGCTGCGGCTCAGCAGCCGCCAGCCGGTGGCGGTGCTGCTCAGCGCCCACCGGGACGCCCAGATCGTGGGTGTCGCGGCCCGCATGCGCGGGGTGGAGCTCGTGGCCGGCTCCTCCACCCGGGGCGGCGTGAGGGCCTACCTGCAGCTGATCCAGCGGCTGCGCGGCGGCAGCTCCGTGTGCATCACCCCGGATGGCCCGCGGGGACCGGCGCGCCGGGTGAAGCCTGGCGTGGTGCACCTGGCCCAGCAATCCGGCTGCGCCGTGGTGCCGATGGGCCTGGCCGCGACGCGGCAGCGGCGGCTGCGCTCCTGGGACCGCACCCTGCTGCCGCTGCCCTTCGGCCGGGTGGTGCTCACCCTTGGCCCCCCCCTGTGGTTGCCTCCCGCCCCGGACGCCTGCACCCTCGGCCTGCAGGCCGAGCAGCTGGAAGCGGCCCTGGACGCCGCCTCGGAGCGGGCCATCCGTGCCCTTTGA
- a CDS encoding photosystem II reaction center protein J, translating into MSGKKSSMPDGRIPDRLPDGRPAVAWRSRWTEGVLPLWMVATAGGMAVIFVVGLFFYGAYTGVGSA; encoded by the coding sequence ATGAGCGGCAAGAAATCCTCCATGCCTGACGGCCGGATCCCCGACCGGCTGCCCGATGGCCGCCCGGCCGTGGCCTGGCGCTCCCGCTGGACCGAGGGCGTGCTTCCCCTGTGGATGGTGGCCACCGCCGGCGGCATGGCCGTGATCTTCGTGGTGGGCCTCTTCTTCTACGGTGCCTACACCGGTGTCGGTTCGGCCTGA
- a CDS encoding photosystem II reaction center protein L: MQRNPNPNNLPVELNRTSLYLGLLLIFVTGVLFTSYFFN; encoded by the coding sequence ATGCAACGCAACCCCAACCCCAACAACCTGCCGGTTGAGCTCAACCGCACCAGCCTCTACCTGGGCCTGCTGCTGATCTTCGTGACCGGCGTGCTGTTCACCAGCTACTTCTTCAACTGA
- the psbF gene encoding cytochrome b559 subunit beta has protein sequence MTQSPVSTTPRNYPIFTVRWLSVHALGIPTVFFLGALAAMQFIRR, from the coding sequence ATGACCCAGTCTCCCGTTTCCACCACGCCGCGCAATTACCCGATCTTCACGGTGCGCTGGCTGTCTGTGCACGCCCTCGGCATCCCCACGGTGTTCTTCCTGGGGGCCCTGGCCGCGATGCAGTTCATCCGTCGCTGA
- the psbE gene encoding cytochrome b559 subunit alpha, with product MAAGSTGERPFFEIITSIRYWVIHAVTLPAIFLAGFLFVSTGLAYDAFGTPRPDAYFQAQESKAPVVSQRYEGKSQLDLRMQ from the coding sequence ATGGCTGCCGGCTCCACTGGGGAACGCCCGTTCTTCGAAATCATCACCAGCATTCGCTACTGGGTGATCCATGCGGTCACCCTGCCCGCGATCTTCCTGGCTGGCTTCCTCTTCGTGTCCACCGGCCTGGCCTACGACGCCTTCGGTACGCCCCGCCCTGACGCCTACTTCCAGGCCCAGGAGAGCAAGGCTCCGGTCGTGAGCCAGCGCTACGAAGGCAAGAGCCAACTCGACCTGCGCATGCAATAA